One Vibrio gallaecicus genomic region harbors:
- a CDS encoding DEAD/DEAH box helicase, which produces MSFSSQGFAPELVKALTECGYEKLTPIQQKAIPMARKGHDIFATAQTGTGKTAAFSLPVIQHLIDSNKKASKGTARALILAPTRELAAQIADNIKDYVKFTNLNVAAVYGGNKMSSQVRQLDAGVDLLVATPGRLEEHLEAGNVSIANLEFLVFDEADRILDMGFINAVRKIMLDVETSPQIMMFSATTSTQLNQLSVDILRKPKRISVERENSTAATVGHVVYPVDQERKTELLSELIGRKNWRQVLVFVNYKETANEVVKELKLDGIKAVLCHGDKAQSARRRALDDFKEGRARVMVATDVAARGLDIADLPHVINYDMPFLAEDYVHRIGRTGRAGKQGHAVSFVNREEELTVVQVETLIQQRIRRVEQPGYEPKKREAYIEKLNTKSAYKNRQGRKNNATEEKPDQASAERRLTMMNRIKNRRK; this is translated from the coding sequence ATGTCATTTTCTTCACAAGGTTTTGCTCCTGAATTAGTAAAAGCGCTTACTGAATGTGGGTATGAAAAACTCACTCCAATTCAGCAAAAAGCGATCCCAATGGCTCGTAAAGGGCATGATATTTTTGCGACTGCGCAAACAGGTACAGGTAAAACTGCTGCATTTTCATTACCTGTCATTCAACATTTAATCGATAGTAACAAGAAAGCGTCAAAGGGCACTGCACGCGCTCTTATACTTGCTCCTACTCGAGAATTGGCTGCACAGATTGCAGACAACATTAAAGATTACGTTAAATTCACGAACCTTAATGTTGCTGCGGTTTATGGCGGTAACAAAATGTCTTCACAGGTTCGTCAACTTGATGCTGGTGTAGATTTACTTGTTGCGACTCCTGGTCGTTTAGAAGAGCATCTAGAAGCTGGTAATGTATCAATTGCTAACTTAGAATTTTTAGTTTTTGATGAAGCAGACCGTATCTTAGATATGGGCTTTATCAATGCTGTTCGTAAAATCATGTTAGATGTAGAAACATCACCTCAAATTATGATGTTCTCTGCAACAACTTCAACCCAGTTGAATCAGCTTTCTGTTGATATATTACGTAAGCCAAAACGTATCAGTGTAGAGCGTGAGAACTCAACTGCAGCAACAGTTGGTCACGTGGTTTATCCGGTAGACCAAGAGCGTAAAACTGAGCTACTTTCTGAATTGATCGGTCGTAAAAATTGGCGCCAAGTGCTTGTTTTTGTGAACTACAAAGAAACGGCTAATGAAGTTGTAAAAGAGTTGAAGCTAGATGGCATTAAAGCGGTACTTTGCCATGGTGATAAAGCACAAAGTGCTCGTCGTCGTGCATTAGATGATTTTAAAGAAGGTCGTGCTCGAGTAATGGTTGCAACTGATGTTGCGGCTCGTGGTCTTGATATTGCAGATCTTCCTCATGTAATTAACTACGACATGCCTTTCCTTGCTGAAGATTACGTTCACCGTATTGGTCGTACTGGTCGTGCCGGTAAACAAGGTCATGCTGTATCATTTGTTAACCGCGAAGAAGAGCTAACTGTAGTACAAGTGGAAACACTGATTCAGCAGCGTATTCGTCGAGTTGAGCAACCTGGTTATGAACCTAAGAAACGTGAAGCTTACATTGAAAAGTTGAACACGAAATCGGCTTATAAAAACCGCCAAGGTCGTAAGAATAATGCGACTGAAGAAAAACCGGATCAAGCCTCTGCTGAACGTCGTTTAACAATGATGAACCGTATTAAAAATAGACGTAAGTAG
- a CDS encoding LysE family translocator, which translates to MDSTLLWAFIPTFFFVSITPGMCMTLALTLGMSIGYKRTLWMMIGELAGVAVVSIAAVLGIASVMLNYPWLFTGFKFIGAGYLFYLGVQMWRSKGKLAISTDNQTENVGKDWDLVVQGFVTAIANPKGWAFMISLLPPFINSSKALAPQLLILISIILVSEFVCMTLYATGGKSLKRVLGKADNVKLMNRIAGTLMMGVGVWLFVS; encoded by the coding sequence ATGGACAGTACATTACTTTGGGCGTTTATCCCGACTTTTTTCTTTGTGTCGATAACACCTGGAATGTGTATGACTTTGGCTCTGACACTTGGGATGAGTATTGGTTATAAACGCACTTTGTGGATGATGATTGGTGAGCTAGCTGGAGTGGCAGTGGTCTCGATTGCTGCCGTGCTAGGTATTGCATCGGTAATGCTTAATTACCCTTGGCTATTCACAGGATTTAAGTTTATAGGGGCAGGGTATCTTTTCTACTTGGGCGTTCAAATGTGGCGTTCTAAAGGGAAATTGGCGATTAGTACAGATAACCAAACTGAAAACGTAGGGAAAGACTGGGATTTAGTCGTTCAGGGTTTTGTGACCGCAATAGCGAACCCTAAGGGTTGGGCGTTTATGATCTCTCTACTGCCTCCATTCATTAACAGTAGCAAGGCACTTGCCCCACAGTTATTGATACTCATCTCAATCATCTTAGTATCTGAATTTGTCTGTATGACGTTGTATGCTACTGGTGGTAAGAGCTTAAAGCGTGTTTTAGGTAAGGCTGATAACGTTAAGCTAATGAACCGAATCGCAGGTACCTTGATGATGGGAGTGGGTGTTTGGCTGTTTGTCAGCTAA
- a CDS encoding TIGR02808 family protein yields the protein MSSLESFIWHFLGYSAMPVIILAGFAGVAAVSLWILSMGKDKEVD from the coding sequence ATGAGTTCATTAGAAAGTTTTATTTGGCACTTCTTAGGCTATAGCGCTATGCCAGTCATCATCTTGGCAGGCTTTGCAGGTGTTGCAGCTGTATCTCTTTGGATTTTATCTATGGGTAAAGACAAAGAAGTCGATTAG
- a CDS encoding NapC/NirT family cytochrome c, with the protein MKLLKAFWKRLTTPSKAAVGVVLFMGFAGGLLFWGAFNTGMEATNTEEFCSGCHAPIVAEIQETIHYSNRSGVRAICSDCHVPHEWTDKIVRKVQASKELYAHFISKTIDTEEKFQERRAHLAEREWARFKSNDSLECRNCHQFDFMDFSEQSPRSAKQHSTALASGEKTCVDCHKGIAHKLPDMHGVEGWQ; encoded by the coding sequence ATGAAATTACTAAAAGCGTTTTGGAAGCGACTAACGACTCCAAGTAAAGCAGCCGTTGGTGTTGTTTTATTCATGGGTTTTGCTGGTGGTCTTCTATTTTGGGGCGCATTCAACACAGGTATGGAAGCGACTAACACTGAAGAGTTTTGTTCAGGTTGTCATGCTCCTATCGTTGCTGAAATTCAAGAAACGATTCACTACTCTAACCGTTCTGGTGTTCGTGCTATCTGTTCTGATTGCCACGTACCACATGAATGGACAGATAAGATTGTTCGTAAAGTACAAGCGTCTAAAGAGCTATACGCTCACTTTATTTCTAAGACAATTGATACTGAAGAGAAGTTTCAAGAACGTCGTGCACACTTAGCTGAACGTGAGTGGGCTCGTTTTAAGAGCAATGATTCTCTAGAATGTCGTAACTGTCACCAATTTGACTTCATGGACTTCTCAGAGCAAAGCCCACGCAGTGCAAAACAGCACTCTACTGCGCTAGCTTCTGGTGAAAAAACATGTGTAGATTGTCATAAAGGTATCGCTCATAAACTACCAGACATGCATGGTGTAGAAGGCTGGCAATAA
- a CDS encoding nitrate reductase cytochrome c-type subunit has protein sequence MKKLITALLTAGILLAGAAQAELENPGGIGGVESLRGVSELETTRPADDFKKFPRDQVLESDYVYQPPLVPHTIRSYEVSLNANKCLACHSWKNAKEMGATKISVTHYVNREDAVLADVSPRRYFCLQCHVPQAEAKPLVENEFKPVDSLR, from the coding sequence ATGAAAAAACTGATTACTGCCCTACTAACAGCTGGCATTTTGCTAGCAGGCGCAGCTCAAGCTGAACTGGAAAACCCAGGCGGTATTGGCGGCGTTGAGTCACTACGTGGAGTGAGTGAGCTAGAAACTACTCGCCCAGCAGATGATTTTAAAAAATTCCCAAGAGACCAGGTTCTAGAAAGTGACTATGTTTACCAGCCACCTCTAGTGCCTCATACCATTCGTAGCTACGAAGTATCTCTAAATGCAAACAAATGTCTGGCTTGTCATAGCTGGAAAAATGCTAAAGAGATGGGTGCAACCAAAATTAGTGTTACTCACTACGTTAATCGTGAAGATGCGGTATTAGCAGACGTTTCACCACGTCGTTACTTCTGTCTACAGTGTCACGTTCCTCAAGCTGAAGCTAAACCTCTAGTTGAGAACGAGTTCAAACCTGTTGACTCATTGCGCTAA
- the napA gene encoding periplasmic nitrate reductase subunit alpha, whose amino-acid sequence MKMTRRAFVKANAAASAAAVAGVSLPATATNLIASSDQTKITWDKAPCRFCGTGCSVLVGTQNGKVVATQGDPEAPVNKGLNCIKGYFLSKIMYGKDRLEQPLLRMKDGKFHKDGDFAPVSWDMAFDVMAEKWKAALKKNGPTGVGMFGSGQWTVMEGYAAVKLMKAGFRSNNIDPNARHCMASAVGAFMRTFGIDEPMGCYDDFEHADSFVLWGSNMAEMHPVLWTRITDRRLSHPHVKVNVLSTYYHRSFELADTGYIFEPQSDLAIANFIANYIIQNDAVNWDFVNKHTNFKQATTDIGYGLRDDDPLQKAAANPNSGKMTSISFEDYKKSVSEYTVEKASQMSGVSEDKLIELAKQYADPNTKVMSLWTMGMNQHTRGVWMNSLVYNIHLLTGKISTPGNSPFSLTGQPSACGTAREVGTFSHRLPADMVVANPKHRKISEKIWKLPEGTLNGKPGAHAVVQDRMLKDGKINAYWVMCNNNMQAGPNINTERLPGYRNPDNFIVVSDPYPTATAQAADLILPTAMWIEKEGAYGNAERRTQAWYQQVKTVGDAKSDLWQIMEFSKRFTVEEVWGEELLAKAPEYRGKTMYDVLYKNGNVDAFPLSEAQELNDDAQAQGFYVQKGLFEEYAAFGRDHGHDLAPYDTYHKVRGLRWPVVDGKETLWRFKEGSDPYAKKGSGWDFYGKPDGKALIINAPYEAPPEVPNDEYDMWLCTGRVLEHWHTGTMTRRVPELYKAVPDALCYIHPADAKARGLRRGDEVLIENKRGEVRVRVETRGRNRPPQGLVFVPFFDARILINKLILDATDPLSKQTDYKKCPVKITKVS is encoded by the coding sequence ATGAAAATGACAAGACGTGCGTTTGTGAAAGCAAACGCAGCTGCATCTGCGGCAGCCGTTGCAGGTGTATCTCTACCGGCAACAGCAACCAACCTGATTGCAAGCTCCGATCAAACGAAAATCACGTGGGACAAAGCGCCTTGTCGTTTTTGTGGTACAGGCTGTTCAGTATTAGTTGGTACTCAAAACGGTAAAGTTGTAGCAACACAAGGTGACCCTGAAGCACCAGTAAACAAGGGTCTTAACTGTATTAAAGGTTATTTCCTTTCTAAAATCATGTACGGCAAAGATCGTCTTGAACAGCCTCTACTTCGTATGAAAGATGGTAAATTCCATAAAGATGGTGATTTTGCTCCTGTCTCTTGGGATATGGCATTCGACGTAATGGCTGAAAAATGGAAAGCGGCTCTGAAGAAAAACGGTCCAACAGGCGTTGGTATGTTCGGTTCAGGTCAGTGGACTGTTATGGAAGGCTACGCTGCTGTTAAGTTAATGAAAGCAGGTTTCCGTTCAAACAACATCGATCCAAACGCTCGTCACTGTATGGCTTCTGCTGTTGGTGCTTTCATGCGTACTTTCGGTATTGATGAGCCTATGGGTTGTTACGATGACTTTGAACACGCAGACTCGTTTGTTCTGTGGGGTTCAAACATGGCAGAAATGCACCCAGTTCTTTGGACTCGTATTACTGACCGCCGTCTAAGCCATCCACATGTTAAAGTAAACGTACTGTCTACTTACTACCACCGTTCATTTGAGCTTGCTGACACTGGTTATATTTTCGAACCTCAATCTGATTTGGCAATTGCTAACTTCATCGCTAACTACATCATCCAAAACGATGCTGTTAACTGGGATTTCGTTAATAAGCACACGAACTTCAAACAAGCAACAACCGATATCGGTTACGGCCTTCGTGATGACGATCCTCTGCAAAAAGCAGCAGCGAACCCTAACTCAGGCAAAATGACTTCTATCTCATTTGAAGATTACAAAAAGTCAGTATCTGAGTACACAGTTGAAAAAGCTTCACAAATGTCTGGCGTATCTGAAGACAAGCTTATTGAGCTTGCAAAACAATACGCGGATCCAAACACCAAAGTAATGTCACTTTGGACTATGGGTATGAACCAACATACTCGTGGCGTTTGGATGAACAGCCTTGTATATAACATTCACCTTCTTACAGGTAAGATTTCTACTCCAGGTAACAGCCCGTTCTCACTAACAGGCCAACCATCTGCATGTGGTACAGCGCGTGAAGTAGGTACGTTCTCACACCGTCTACCTGCAGACATGGTAGTAGCAAACCCTAAACACCGTAAGATTTCAGAAAAAATCTGGAAACTTCCAGAAGGCACTCTAAATGGCAAGCCTGGTGCTCACGCCGTTGTTCAAGACCGTATGCTTAAAGACGGTAAGATCAATGCTTACTGGGTAATGTGTAATAACAATATGCAAGCTGGTCCAAACATCAATACTGAACGTCTGCCTGGTTACCGTAACCCAGATAACTTCATTGTTGTTTCTGATCCGTATCCTACCGCAACTGCTCAAGCAGCTGACCTTATCCTTCCAACAGCAATGTGGATTGAAAAAGAAGGTGCTTACGGTAATGCTGAACGTCGTACACAAGCTTGGTACCAGCAAGTTAAAACCGTTGGTGATGCTAAGTCTGACTTATGGCAAATCATGGAGTTCTCTAAACGCTTCACAGTTGAAGAAGTTTGGGGCGAAGAACTTCTAGCTAAAGCACCTGAATACCGTGGTAAAACAATGTATGACGTGCTTTACAAAAATGGCAACGTTGACGCTTTCCCACTGTCTGAAGCTCAAGAGCTTAATGACGATGCACAAGCTCAAGGTTTCTACGTACAGAAGGGGCTATTCGAAGAGTACGCAGCCTTTGGTCGCGACCATGGTCATGATTTAGCACCATACGACACTTACCATAAAGTACGTGGTCTACGCTGGCCTGTAGTTGATGGTAAAGAAACTCTGTGGCGCTTTAAAGAAGGTTCAGATCCATACGCTAAGAAAGGTTCTGGTTGGGACTTCTACGGTAAACCCGACGGTAAAGCACTGATCATTAACGCACCATACGAGGCTCCACCTGAAGTACCAAATGATGAGTACGACATGTGGCTATGTACTGGTCGTGTTCTTGAGCACTGGCACACAGGCACAATGACTCGTCGTGTACCTGAACTTTACAAAGCAGTACCGGATGCACTTTGTTACATCCACCCTGCAGATGCTAAAGCTCGTGGCTTGCGCCGTGGTGATGAAGTTCTGATTGAAAACAAACGAGGTGAGGTTCGTGTTCGTGTTGAAACTCGCGGTCGTAACCGTCCACCACAAGGCTTGGTATTCGTACCATTCTTTGATGCAAGAATTCTGATCAACAAGTTGATCTTGGATGCAACGGATCCACTGTCTAAACAGACGGATTATAAGAAGTGTCCAGTTAAGATCACTAAGGTTTCGTAA
- a CDS encoding chaperone NapD, producing the protein MALNEVHISSLVVHVSPEHLAETKAEIEKYDNAEIYGDSPEGKIIVVLETENQGFVTDTIDAINNLPNVLGTALVYHQIETDLDELDSDTGSNNSQLEGEV; encoded by the coding sequence ATGGCACTAAATGAAGTGCATATATCAAGTTTAGTCGTTCATGTGAGCCCTGAGCATTTAGCGGAAACGAAAGCAGAAATCGAAAAATACGATAATGCTGAAATTTACGGTGATAGCCCAGAAGGCAAAATCATAGTGGTGTTAGAAACTGAAAACCAAGGTTTCGTCACCGATACTATCGACGCTATTAACAATTTACCGAACGTTTTAGGTACAGCTTTGGTTTATCACCAAATCGAGACTGACTTAGACGAATTAGATTCAGACACTGGAAGTAACAATTCTCAACTTGAGGGTGAAGTATGA
- the napF gene encoding ferredoxin-type protein NapF: MVDISKRRLFSRRKVDSSQIRLPWINNLDSFADDCTRCGKCIQVCETKIIVVGDGGFPTVDFQKDECTFCYQCADVCPEPIFKAKHETPWTAKASINDKCLAHQNVECRSCGDMCEPMAIQFQLRAGGVALPKIELDECSGCGACVSVCPTSAILVSNI, from the coding sequence GTGGTAGACATCTCAAAGCGTCGTCTATTCTCTAGACGTAAAGTTGATTCTAGCCAAATTCGTTTGCCATGGATTAACAACCTAGATTCTTTCGCAGATGATTGTACTCGCTGCGGAAAATGCATACAGGTTTGTGAAACTAAGATAATTGTTGTAGGCGACGGTGGATTTCCTACCGTGGATTTCCAAAAGGACGAATGTACTTTTTGTTATCAATGCGCAGATGTCTGTCCTGAACCAATTTTCAAAGCTAAACATGAAACACCTTGGACCGCTAAGGCTTCAATAAATGATAAATGTTTAGCCCACCAGAATGTTGAATGCAGAAGTTGTGGGGATATGTGTGAACCTATGGCCATTCAATTTCAACTCAGAGCCGGTGGTGTGGCTCTACCGAAAATCGAGTTAGATGAGTGTAGCGGATGTGGCGCCTGCGTATCAGTTTGCCCGACTTCAGCTATCCTTGTGAGCAATATATAA
- a CDS encoding response regulator — MTICKVMLVDDHPLMRRGISQLLSFEDEFDVIAEASNGTEAVAIAHEEDPDLILLDLNMKGMSGLDTLKALRTDGSQANIVILTVSDSPADIEAIVKAGADGYLLKDTEPDELIELLKKAHSGDKAYSSVVSNYLENADSREDIFGQLTEREMQILQEVAKGYRNKQIADHLFISESTVKVHMKSLLKKLQVPSRTAATVLYLERYGEMK; from the coding sequence TTGACGATTTGTAAAGTAATGCTGGTGGACGATCACCCATTAATGCGCCGAGGCATTAGCCAATTATTGAGTTTTGAAGATGAATTTGATGTGATTGCTGAAGCTAGCAATGGCACTGAAGCCGTCGCGATTGCGCATGAAGAAGATCCTGATTTGATCTTGCTTGATCTGAATATGAAAGGGATGTCTGGTCTTGATACGTTGAAAGCATTACGTACGGATGGCTCACAAGCAAATATCGTTATTTTAACCGTATCAGATAGCCCTGCGGATATTGAAGCGATTGTGAAAGCTGGTGCTGATGGTTATCTATTAAAAGATACTGAACCAGATGAACTGATTGAGTTGTTAAAGAAAGCCCATAGTGGTGATAAGGCCTACAGTAGCGTTGTTTCTAATTACCTTGAAAATGCGGACAGTCGTGAAGATATTTTCGGTCAACTAACCGAGCGTGAAATGCAGATTCTTCAAGAAGTCGCAAAGGGTTACCGAAACAAGCAAATTGCTGATCATTTGTTTATCTCAGAATCGACGGTTAAAGTTCACATGAAGAGCTTATTGAAAAAATTACAAGTTCCGTCGCGTACAGCGGCAACCGTTTTATACCTTGAGCGCTATGGTGAAATGAAATAG
- a CDS encoding substrate-binding periplasmic protein, protein MMDNTRFILILSLSTLTGSDAFTQEEPNPKTHKPSASMAKPGTQENKVIRLASGDWFPYTSSKEEGGILEDVIDHAFETQGYSIQIDYFPWIRSAKLVEHSKYDATFPWYPNAEREELFTISSTPLIHVETVMFYHEKVEFEWDEIADLSQYEVGGVLGYASTELLIKHGIDIISATSMEENVYKLYRHRIDALPMERQVGLSMIKEITQDDSGRIQVSDKPLISKPMYMFFPKTDKGEELCEIFDKGLNTIIQNGCYDLLLSNKPCH, encoded by the coding sequence ATGATGGACAATACCCGTTTTATTTTGATTTTGTCACTTAGTACACTGACAGGCTCGGATGCATTTACACAAGAAGAACCTAATCCAAAAACCCATAAGCCTAGTGCATCTATGGCAAAACCGGGGACACAGGAAAATAAGGTTATAAGGCTTGCGTCAGGTGATTGGTTTCCTTATACCTCCAGTAAAGAGGAAGGGGGTATTCTTGAGGATGTCATTGATCACGCATTCGAGACACAAGGATATAGCATTCAAATTGACTACTTTCCGTGGATACGAAGTGCCAAACTTGTCGAACATTCAAAATACGATGCTACTTTTCCTTGGTATCCGAATGCCGAAAGGGAAGAGTTGTTTACCATATCTTCTACACCACTTATCCATGTAGAAACAGTGATGTTTTATCACGAAAAAGTTGAGTTTGAATGGGACGAGATTGCGGATCTATCACAGTACGAAGTGGGTGGTGTACTAGGATATGCTTCAACTGAATTGCTTATTAAACATGGTATCGACATCATTAGTGCAACAAGTATGGAAGAGAATGTCTACAAATTGTACCGACACCGTATTGATGCATTACCTATGGAACGGCAAGTTGGCTTATCCATGATCAAAGAAATTACCCAAGATGATTCAGGCAGGATTCAAGTGAGTGATAAACCACTTATCAGTAAACCAATGTACATGTTTTTCCCCAAGACAGATAAAGGAGAGGAGCTATGCGAGATATTTGATAAAGGGTTGAATACTATTATTCAGAATGGCTGTTACGACTTATTACTTTCGAATAAGCCTTGTCACTAA
- a CDS encoding methyl-accepting chemotaxis protein: protein MKQFGFKNLLLFSIIALVAVSVSVSSYVSYIKQEETLVEIITSANEDYVTKQAQLIENQLGEKVSGLSKLAAKFQVEEVTGTPEELIELTKIMAGAMNLNSSVIGFENGDGYWNQTAKSWPNHKLDGDITERSWYQLARNSQGTAMTDPYLGAGSDIYWISIVEKIKNGMISVDMQLDFLNELVKSATEIPGAVAIIISQDTTILASSTPLFKASEKASKYPWFRDVANEAVSKVSSVKHYDLDGSDKLLFSHQIKIAGKNWYFAIGVDNDVAYASLAEAKYSAIISAVTATLISVIVAFFVLQILYRPILALRTTIDGLSQGNGDLTQRLEVNTKDDLGEIANGVNKFIESLQQMMLEIKGVTGDLNENVDKLKDQSQRNSIILQNHVSETEQVVTAIEEMNATAESMAVDAANTAQLTNKANEAGNSSKQTATQAQSNVSELVSDVEVAAENVQKMSSETDGINTILGVIGAIAEQTNLLALNAAIEAARAGEQGRGFAVVADEVRNLASRTKTSTEEIEGALGSLLKGSQSVVESMDVTKDRCEHTAEGAGEVVESLETMTQFVIEINDLSAQIATAAEEQSSVTQELSRNMSAINDIVGELDSNGKQALDGASNIDNVNSQLIEIVGRFKL, encoded by the coding sequence ATGAAACAGTTTGGGTTTAAAAATTTACTCCTTTTTTCAATCATCGCTTTGGTAGCGGTATCCGTTTCGGTTTCAAGTTATGTTTCATACATCAAGCAGGAGGAAACGTTAGTTGAAATTATTACTTCTGCCAATGAAGATTATGTAACTAAACAAGCTCAATTGATTGAAAATCAATTAGGTGAGAAAGTTTCTGGGCTAAGTAAATTAGCGGCAAAATTTCAAGTGGAAGAAGTGACAGGAACGCCAGAAGAGTTAATTGAACTGACCAAAATTATGGCAGGAGCGATGAACTTAAACAGTTCAGTCATTGGTTTTGAAAATGGTGATGGGTACTGGAATCAAACTGCAAAGAGTTGGCCAAACCATAAGCTTGACGGCGATATCACGGAGAGATCTTGGTATCAACTGGCGAGGAATAGCCAAGGTACAGCGATGACAGATCCGTACTTGGGAGCCGGCTCAGACATTTATTGGATCAGCATCGTTGAAAAAATTAAAAATGGAATGATATCTGTCGACATGCAGTTGGACTTCTTAAATGAATTAGTAAAAAGTGCAACCGAAATTCCAGGTGCTGTCGCTATCATAATTAGCCAAGACACCACCATTCTTGCATCTTCTACACCGTTGTTTAAAGCAAGCGAGAAAGCGTCTAAGTATCCATGGTTTAGGGATGTGGCAAATGAAGCCGTATCAAAAGTGAGTAGCGTAAAACACTATGATCTAGATGGAAGTGACAAGCTGCTATTTTCACATCAAATCAAGATAGCAGGTAAAAATTGGTACTTTGCTATTGGGGTGGATAATGATGTGGCGTACGCGAGCTTAGCTGAGGCTAAATACTCTGCCATTATTAGTGCCGTTACCGCCACGCTGATTAGCGTTATTGTTGCTTTCTTTGTATTACAGATCTTATATCGTCCTATTTTGGCATTAAGAACCACGATCGATGGCTTATCGCAAGGTAACGGGGATTTAACACAACGCCTTGAAGTGAATACAAAAGATGACTTGGGCGAAATTGCCAATGGCGTGAATAAGTTCATTGAAAGCCTACAACAGATGATGTTGGAAATTAAAGGTGTCACAGGAGACCTAAACGAAAATGTTGATAAGCTGAAAGATCAATCACAGCGCAATTCAATTATCCTCCAAAATCATGTTTCAGAAACTGAGCAAGTAGTTACAGCAATAGAAGAGATGAATGCAACGGCTGAATCGATGGCTGTTGATGCAGCAAATACAGCTCAATTAACAAATAAGGCGAATGAAGCTGGTAATAGTTCAAAGCAAACGGCAACACAAGCACAGTCGAATGTTTCAGAGTTGGTGTCAGATGTTGAAGTTGCTGCTGAAAATGTACAGAAGATGAGTAGTGAAACGGATGGTATTAATACAATTCTTGGAGTGATTGGAGCTATTGCAGAGCAAACGAATTTGTTAGCACTGAATGCGGCAATTGAGGCGGCACGAGCTGGTGAACAAGGTCGTGGTTTTGCTGTTGTGGCTGATGAAGTTCGTAACCTAGCCAGTCGAACTAAAACCAGTACTGAAGAAATTGAAGGCGCTTTGGGCAGTTTATTGAAAGGCAGCCAGTCTGTTGTTGAGTCTATGGATGTCACAAAAGATAGATGTGAACATACGGCAGAAGGCGCAGGAGAAGTGGTTGAAAGCCTTGAAACCATGACTCAATTTGTAATTGAAATTAATGACTTGAGTGCGCAAATTGCAACCGCTGCTGAAGAGCAGAGTAGCGTGACTCAAGAGTTAAGCCGAAATATGTCAGCGATTAATGACATTGTTGGAGAGCTCGATAGCAATGGTAAACAAGCATTAGATGGTGCTAGCAATATAGACAATGTGAATAGCCAATTGATAGAAATTGTAGGGCGATTCAAGTTGTAG